Proteins from a genomic interval of Corallococcus macrosporus:
- a CDS encoding condensation domain-containing protein → MNLLDILTDRVETAPHATAFTFLDSGEDEAGRLTNAEVLRRSREIGGLLREAGARGERVLLLFPPGLDYVAAFLGCLQAGAVAVPAYPPDPMRLARTLPRLEALTADAQVRFVLAPAFIRDMAQELFGQADMLARATWLALEDVTPGHADAWRDPGVSGDTVAFLQYTSGSTGAPRGVVLTHDNLLHNSAAIQRCFQHGPDSVGVIWLPPYHDMGLIGGILQPLYVGFPVVLMSPLDFLARPLRWLEAVSRYRATTSGGPNFAFELCARKATAEQVAELDLSSWRLAFNGAEPLNPATLERFQRTFAPAGFRPEAMYPCYGLAEATLIASGKATAVPVVRAFEKEALADGEARPAPEAPPLVGCGASLPDQELLIVDPATRQPLADGRVGEIWLRGPSVARGYWNRPEETAESFAARRADAAAAGPYLRTGDLGFLHGGELFVSGRLKDLIIVRGRKHHPHDLERTAVASHPALRPGCSAAFSAQAPEGERLVLVQEVDPRKAFEAEACARRVREAVTREHGIQLDEVVFIAPGSLPKTSSGKVQRRATRDAWRSDELQVLARDARAAQEAATESGPLPALDALRALEPAEREARVEAWLRSRAAAALRIPAARMDAEAPLVQLGLDSLSSVELRADIEQALGLSIPLPELLGGLSFAELTRRCRRSLDVAPVAASRPQPVGREGVLPLSFAQEEMWLASRLDSSGGGYLIPVALELKGALQVVWLEEALREILQRHEALRTCFPEVDGRPVQHVLPAAALPLPVEDLRGLAPEAREARVREAALAEARAPFALQQGPLLRARLLQVEDARHVLLFTVHHLVADGWSMRLLVQELAALYAARQAGTAPELPALPYQYADFAVWQRQRLTGEHLESLLGWWRGEVAGLTDTPRLPTDHDPATPPDGLGGSLDTLLAPELAARLREGCAKHGVTPFMWMLTVFQLLLARGTGQEDGAVGVADLGRGAPGCERLIGNFINMLVLRLPLGGDPPFQDLLRRVRERALGAAAHAELPYEQLARGRAPLFRAAFGTQNQPRERILLPGLEVQPLAFDTGLSRLDLTLWVSETPEGLRCHWTYATRLFERASVERLHRRFVEWLDATLARPEARPSSLGGAAPGDTGMRGALDRLGPRRRRDPGSDGGAPPPNASGRQTP, encoded by the coding sequence ATGAACTTACTTGATATTCTGACAGATCGCGTCGAGACGGCCCCTCACGCGACGGCGTTCACCTTCCTTGACTCTGGAGAGGACGAGGCCGGGCGCCTGACGAACGCGGAGGTGCTGCGGCGTTCACGGGAAATCGGAGGACTGCTGCGCGAAGCCGGTGCGCGGGGCGAGCGCGTCCTCCTGTTGTTTCCACCCGGCTTGGACTACGTGGCCGCGTTCCTGGGATGCCTGCAGGCGGGGGCGGTCGCCGTGCCCGCCTACCCTCCGGATCCGATGCGGCTGGCGCGCACGCTGCCCCGGCTGGAGGCGCTGACCGCGGACGCCCAGGTGCGCTTCGTGCTCGCGCCCGCCTTCATCCGCGACATGGCGCAGGAGCTGTTCGGGCAGGCGGACATGCTCGCGCGGGCGACGTGGCTGGCGCTGGAGGACGTCACCCCGGGCCACGCGGACGCCTGGAGGGACCCGGGCGTCAGCGGGGACACCGTCGCATTCCTGCAGTACACGTCCGGCTCCACCGGCGCGCCGCGCGGCGTGGTGCTGACGCACGACAACCTGCTGCACAACTCCGCGGCCATCCAGCGCTGCTTCCAGCACGGCCCGGACAGCGTGGGGGTCATCTGGCTGCCGCCGTACCATGACATGGGACTCATCGGCGGCATCCTCCAGCCGCTCTACGTGGGCTTCCCGGTGGTGCTGATGTCGCCGCTCGACTTCCTGGCCCGCCCCCTGCGCTGGCTGGAGGCGGTGTCGCGCTACCGGGCCACCACCAGCGGCGGGCCCAACTTCGCCTTCGAGCTGTGCGCGCGCAAGGCCACCGCCGAGCAGGTCGCTGAGCTGGACCTGTCCTCGTGGCGCCTGGCCTTCAACGGCGCGGAGCCCCTGAACCCCGCCACGCTCGAGCGCTTCCAGCGGACCTTCGCGCCGGCCGGCTTCCGCCCCGAGGCGATGTATCCCTGCTACGGGCTCGCGGAGGCGACGCTCATCGCCTCCGGCAAGGCCACCGCCGTGCCGGTCGTGCGCGCCTTCGAGAAGGAGGCCCTGGCGGACGGCGAGGCCCGGCCCGCGCCGGAGGCCCCGCCGCTGGTGGGGTGCGGCGCGAGCCTGCCGGACCAGGAGCTGCTCATCGTGGACCCGGCGACGCGCCAGCCCCTGGCGGACGGGCGGGTGGGCGAAATCTGGCTGCGGGGCCCGTCGGTGGCGCGCGGGTACTGGAACCGGCCGGAGGAGACGGCGGAGTCCTTCGCGGCGCGCCGCGCGGACGCCGCCGCGGCCGGCCCCTACCTGCGCACCGGGGACCTGGGCTTCCTGCACGGCGGCGAGCTGTTCGTCAGCGGCCGGCTCAAGGACCTCATCATCGTCCGCGGGCGCAAGCACCACCCGCACGACCTGGAGCGCACCGCCGTGGCGAGCCACCCCGCGCTGCGGCCCGGGTGCTCCGCCGCGTTCAGCGCGCAGGCGCCGGAGGGCGAGCGGCTGGTGCTGGTGCAGGAGGTGGACCCGCGCAAGGCGTTCGAGGCGGAGGCCTGCGCCCGGCGCGTGCGCGAGGCGGTGACGCGCGAGCACGGCATCCAGTTGGACGAGGTGGTCTTCATCGCCCCCGGCAGCCTGCCGAAGACCTCCAGCGGCAAGGTGCAGCGCCGCGCGACCCGGGACGCGTGGCGCTCGGACGAACTCCAGGTGCTGGCCCGCGACGCGCGCGCCGCCCAGGAGGCCGCCACGGAGTCCGGGCCGCTGCCCGCGCTGGACGCGCTGCGGGCGCTGGAGCCCGCGGAGCGCGAGGCCCGGGTCGAGGCGTGGCTCAGGTCCCGCGCCGCGGCGGCGCTGCGCATCCCGGCCGCCCGGATGGACGCGGAGGCGCCGCTGGTGCAGCTGGGGCTGGACTCGCTGTCGTCCGTGGAGCTGCGGGCGGACATCGAGCAGGCCCTGGGCCTGAGCATCCCCCTGCCGGAGCTGCTGGGAGGTCTGTCGTTCGCGGAGCTGACCCGGCGCTGTCGACGCTCACTCGACGTGGCGCCGGTCGCGGCGTCGCGCCCCCAGCCCGTCGGGCGTGAGGGGGTCCTGCCGCTGTCGTTCGCCCAGGAGGAGATGTGGCTCGCCTCGCGACTGGATTCGAGCGGCGGCGGCTACCTCATCCCCGTGGCGCTGGAGCTGAAGGGCGCGCTCCAGGTGGTTTGGCTGGAGGAGGCCCTGCGGGAGATCCTCCAGCGTCACGAGGCCCTGCGCACCTGCTTCCCGGAGGTGGACGGCCGGCCGGTGCAGCACGTCCTGCCCGCCGCCGCGCTCCCCCTCCCCGTGGAGGACCTGCGGGGCCTGGCCCCCGAGGCGCGCGAGGCCCGCGTGCGGGAGGCGGCGCTCGCGGAGGCCCGCGCCCCGTTCGCGCTCCAGCAGGGCCCGCTGCTGCGCGCCCGGCTGCTCCAGGTGGAGGACGCGCGCCACGTCCTGCTCTTCACCGTGCACCACCTGGTGGCGGATGGCTGGTCCATGCGGCTGCTCGTCCAGGAGCTCGCCGCCCTCTACGCGGCGCGCCAGGCGGGGACGGCGCCCGAGCTGCCCGCCCTGCCCTACCAGTACGCGGACTTCGCGGTGTGGCAGCGCCAGCGGCTGACGGGCGAGCACCTGGAGTCGCTGCTGGGCTGGTGGCGGGGGGAGGTGGCGGGGCTCACCGACACGCCGCGGCTGCCCACGGACCATGACCCGGCGACGCCCCCGGACGGCCTGGGCGGCAGCCTGGACACGCTGCTCGCGCCCGAGCTCGCCGCGCGCCTGCGCGAAGGGTGCGCGAAGCACGGCGTGACGCCGTTCATGTGGATGCTCACGGTGTTCCAGCTGCTCCTGGCGCGCGGCACCGGCCAGGAGGACGGCGCGGTGGGCGTGGCGGACCTGGGGCGCGGCGCCCCGGGCTGCGAGCGGCTCATTGGCAACTTCATCAACATGCTGGTGCTGCGCCTGCCGCTGGGCGGCGACCCGCCCTTCCAGGACCTGCTGCGGCGGGTGCGGGAGCGCGCGCTGGGCGCCGCCGCGCACGCGGAGCTGCCCTACGAGCAGCTGGCCCGGGGCCGCGCGCCGCTGTTCCGCGCCGCCTTCGGCACCCAGAACCAGCCCCGCGAGCGCATCCTGCTGCCCGGCCTGGAGGTGCAGCCGCTGGCGTTCGACACGGGGCTGTCCCGGCTGGACCTCACGCTGTGGGTGTCGGAGACGCCCGAGGGCCTGCGCTGCCACTGGACGTACGCGACGCGCCTGTTCGAGCGGGCCAGCGTGGAGCGGCTGCACCGCCGCTTCGTGGAGTGGCTGGACGCGACGCTCGCCCGGCCCGA